From the genome of Neomonachus schauinslandi chromosome 1, ASM220157v2, whole genome shotgun sequence:
ttaagtgtatatatttttgcttcttcatttttgttttgtaataagagctaacatttattgagtgcataGTTCTGTAACATTTATGGGAATTACTTCAttcaatcctcaaaacaaccttaTGAAACTGGAACTATTAGTCTTCCACTTtttaacttacccaaggtcacatagttagtAAGAAGTAGAGTTGGAAGGTGAACCCTGGTAGTCTGACCCTGGAGAATGTGATCTTAACCATAAAGCTGTATTTTCTTCGTTTGGGCAGTACTACCACTGGCTAGGCTCTTGAAACCCCTTTGTAAGTTCCTCCCCTGGTTTGTTAAGGTAGGccatatgtttgtttttctttgtttgtttttattgagatgtaattgatatatgacattgtattagtttcaggtgtacaaaataatgatttgatatttgatatattgcaaaatgattaccacgataagtctagttaacatgttaacatacatagttacaaaatttttttcttgtgatgagaacttttaagacctattctctgagcaactttcaaatatgcagtacagcATTACTAACTATAGTGACCaggctatacattacatccccatgacttatttattttataactggaagtttttgccttttgacccccttcacccatttcacacTCCCTTGCTTCTTACTTTATATGCTATGAAGAGGCAATATAAGCATGTTCATTTTTGCCACTTTGAGAAGTTATAAAGTCAGTGATGCATATGGCTATAGAAAGTTGAGCTGTGCTAATCTAAAATGCTGAGGTGTGTCAttgcacactcacacactcccACTTTCACtttgtgagaaagaaataagaagcaGCCTCTGGGATGCTGGGAGCCCTGCTCCTGGCCATTGGCCTCTGGGCCTGGGGTGAGGAGGGCGTTCTCTCCAATATCTCGGCGCTGACAGATCTGGGAGGCCTCGACCCTGTGTGGCTGTTTGTAGTGGTTGGAGGTGTCATGTTGGTGCTGGGCTTTGCCGGCTGCATCGGGGCACTCCGGGAGTACACCTTCCTGCTCAAGTTTTTCTCAGTGTTCCACAGCCTCATCTTCTTCCTGGAGCTAGCAACAGGGATCTTGGCCTTCGTATTCAAGGACTGGATTCGAGACCagctcaatttcttcatcaaCAATAACGTCAAGGCCTATCGGGACAACACTGACCTCCAGAACCTCATTGACTTTGCTCAGGAATATTGGTCTTGCTGCGGAGCCCGAGGGACTAATGACTGGAACCTCAATATCTATTTCAACTGCACTGACTTGAACCCGAGCTGGGAGCGCTGCAGGATGCCCTTCTCCTGCTGCATCAGAGACCCTGCGGAAGATGTCCTCAACACCCAGTGTGGCTATGATGTCCGGCTCAAACTGGAGCTGAAGCAGCAGGGCTCCATCCACACCAAAGGCTGTGTGGGCCAGTTTGAGAAGTGGTTGCAGGACAACCTGATCGTTGTGGCTGGGGTCTTTGTGGGCATCACTTTCCTCCAGATCTTTGGTGTCTGCCTGGCCCAGAACCTTGTGAGTAACATCAAGGCAGTGAAGGCCAACTGGATCAAACATGATGATGGCTACAAActactcaaataaacaaaaccttgaaAACCGCTGGCTTACACCCACCATCTCAGAGGTTCTGTTGGCTGCAGGGCCTCAGGAGTGCTGTCTTCCTGGGGCCTCCGCCTGGACCCACCCTGCCAACTTGTTTTCTTGGCCTGGATAGTGTATACATTAAGCCAACTTTTAAAACTTGGTATATTTCACGTAAAAGTCCAGATCCCCAGCATCTTGTGAAGAATGGCCGTCTGGCCACAGCGGCTTTCGGTGGCATTGGCTCCTGGGAGGTGCACTTCCCGTTCTCTGAGGGACCCGCCTGGCCTGTTCTGCTCACTTAAGTGCCCTGCCTGCCTGACCCTGTAGGCTGGGAATTGGCCTCCTCCACCTCTGCAAGGTTTTCCCCGGCAAATGCTGCCAGGCTGCTATGGGCCAAACCTGGATCGAAGCCTGGGAGAGTGAAGAATGGGGAGGCTGGAGCCTGCCTGGAAGAGGCTACAGTCTGGGAAGGGTCTGGTCCTCCTGGGGGCTAAGATGGGTGCCAATGTGCCCAGAAGAGTGGCTGATGGGTGGGATGGAGATCAGGAAGGTTTTGGGCAGGAGGAAGCTGGAAGCCTGAGCTTGGCACCTGTGGGGATAGGGGGAACCAGGTTTGGGGACCATTGATTGTTGACTCCTAGGCTCACTTGGAATCTAGTTCAGTCTTCCCGGTGGCCTGGAGAGTTGCCTTCTGGCCACTAGAGGGCGTGCCAGCACAGCTTTACCTGGATCTGGCTTTCCTAGGGCAACCCCACCCAGGTACAACCCTGTGCCTGATGTGTCCACCCTGCTTACTAGTTCTTTGGGTTTCAGGGAATTAACAGACTTCTAAAGGAGCAAACTGGCTCAGATTTGGGAAGTCTGGCTACTGTTCTCAGATCTGCACAAAGGGGTATGTGTGGAGTGAGCATTTGTGGATGAAAGGAGAGGTT
Proteins encoded in this window:
- the LOC110582530 gene encoding tetraspanin-17-like codes for the protein MLGALLLAIGLWAWGEEGVLSNISALTDLGGLDPVWLFVVVGGVMLVLGFAGCIGALREYTFLLKFFSVFHSLIFFLELATGILAFVFKDWIRDQLNFFINNNVKAYRDNTDLQNLIDFAQEYWSCCGARGTNDWNLNIYFNCTDLNPSWERCRMPFSCCIRDPAEDVLNTQCGYDVRLKLELKQQGSIHTKGCVGQFEKWLQDNLIVVAGVFVGITFLQIFGVCLAQNLVSNIKAVKANWIKHDDGYKLLK